A segment of the Echinicola strongylocentroti genome:
AAGCATGATCAAGCCGATCTGGGCATAAATATCATTATCCAAGCCCATCATTTTCAGCAACAGGAATGAGCCAAACACCCCCACAGGCAGCGAGGTCACCACTGCCAATGGAATAATGAAACTTTCGTATTGCGCAGCGAGCACAAAATACACAAACACCAACACCACTAAAAATACATACAAGGATTCATTGCCCCGGTTGGATTCGTCGTAAGAGAGCCCCTCCCAGGCGATATCATATCCCTGAGGCAATGTCTGGGAGGCCACTTCCCTGATGGCGGTGATGGCATCTGCCGTGGTGTACCCTTTTGCCGGAAGTCCTCTGATAGCTGCGGAGTTATACATATTGAAGCGCGTCACTTCATTTGGCCCCTGTGTTTTCTTCAGCGTCATGAATGCTGAATAAGGCACCATTTCTCCTTCTTCGTTTTTCACATACAGGTTCAGTACATCAGATGGCATCCGTCTAAACTTGGGGTCAGATTGGACATATACTTTAAAGAACCTTCCATACTTGATAAAGCCTTGCTCATAAGTACTGCCGATCATGATATTGAGGTTTTCCATGGCTTTTCCGATAGACACCCCCTTTTGCATGGCCAGTTCATTGTCGATCACCAGTTCGTACTGCGGATAGTTCGCTGCGAAGAAAGTAAATAGCCCTGTGAGCTCTTCGCGCTTGCTCAAGTCATCCATGAATTGCTTGTTGATCTTGTCAAAATCCTGGTAATCTGTATCGGTTGTTTTATCAAGCAAACGCATAGAAAAACCACCAGATGAACCAAAACCAGGAATGGCCGGGGGCTCGAAGAACTCGATCACAGCTCCCAGCCCTTTTGATTCTTCTTCCAGCTCCTCCATGATTTCTTTCACGGTATGCTCTCGATCAGACCACTGCTTCAAGTTGATCAGACAAGTACCGGCATTAGAACCACGCCCTTCTGTCATGATCTCGTACCCTGCCAAAGAAGATACCGACTCCACTCCTTCTATCTCTTCACAGAGTTTTTGGAGCTCTTGAGACACCTTGTTGGTACGCTCCAAGGTAGCACCGGGAGGCGTCTGGATGATGGCATAGATAGTACCTTGGTCTTCACTGGGGATAAAGCCTGAGGGCAGTATTTGGCTTTCTAAGTAAATCCCCGCACAGAAGGCGATCAGAATACCGAATGTCAACCACCTTCTGCTCACCATTCGCTTCAGCAAGGCCACATACCTGCCAGTAAGCTTATCAAATCCGCTGTTGAACTTGTCCAATGATTTGGTGAGGATATTACCTTTTTTCTCTTTGCCATGGTGATTTTTCAGCAGCATGGCACAAAGCACCGGCGTAAGCGTCAGGGCGATCAGTGCCGAAATGACGATAGCACTCGCCATCGTAATGGAGAACTGCCGATAAAACGTACCGACAGGACCACTCATAAAGGAAATCGGCAAAAACACGGACACCATCACCATGGTAATCGCGATAATGGCTCCGCTGATCTCTCCAAGCACCCTTTTTACCGCTTGGTAAGGCGTAAGGTGAGGAAAATCCTCCATCTTGGCGTGCACCGCCTCCACCACCACAATGGCATCATCGACCACAATACCAATGGCAAGCACCAGCGCAAAAAGCGTCACCAGGTTGATCGAAAGTCCAAAGAACTGGATAACGAAGAAAGCCCCAATCAAGGATACGGGAACAGCCAAAATAGGAATCAAGGTGGACCGCCAATCGCCTAGGAAAATAAAGACCACCAAGGCCACCAAGATAAAGGCATCCCTCAAGGTGTGGATCACCTGTTCAATGGAAGCGTCCAAGAAACTGGAAACGTCATAACTGATCTTATAATCCACTCCGGGAGGGAAATTGGCTTTCATCTCTGTGAGTTTTTCCTTCACTGTTTCGATCACCTCACTGGCATTGCTACCATAACTTTGCTTCAGTACAATGGCCGCAGACGGGTGGCCGTCCAAGTTGGAATAAATGTCGAAAAACTCACTTCCCAGTTCCACCTTACCGATATCTTTCAGGTGGATACTTTCCCCTTCGGCATTGGCACGGATGATGACGTTTTCATATTGCTCAGGCTCATTATACCTGCCCTTATAGGTCAGTACATACTCCAGCGACTGTGCCTCGATGCCCGAGCTTCTCCCCAGTCTACCTGGTCGCCCCACGACACTTTGCTCCTGAAGTGCTTCCATTACTTCCTCCACGGAAATATCATAGGCCCTCATTCGATCAGGATTTAGCCAGATACGCATGGCGTAACGACGGCTACCCAAAATCTGCGCATTTGCCACCCCTTTGATCCGGTTGATCTCGGGGATCATGTGGACATTGGCGTAATTGTAGAGAAACTTCTCATCCATTTTTTCATCCGACCCATATAAGTTGACATACATCAACATACTGGGCTGGATGGGAGTAATGACCACCCCCTCCCGCTGCACCAGCTCTGGCAACAGGGGCATGACGCGGTCCACACGGGTCTTGACCCGGATTACAGCCTGGTTTGGATCCGTCCCCGGTTCGAAGATCACACGAAGAGTAGCTTCCCCTGCACTCGTAGCATCAGTAGCCATGTAGCGCATTCCTTGGGCACCATTAATGGAGTTTTCGAGCGTAATCAGTGTTGACTTCACCAGCACGTCTGCACTGGCACCAGGATAAGCGATAAATACGTTTACAGAAGTAGGTGCGATTTGTGGAAATTGAGAAATGGGTAATTTCTTAATGGCCAATGTACCTACAAAGACGATAATGACCGAAATCACAATAGCGAATACCGGCCTATGAATGAATTTTTGAAACATTACTGCTCTTTTTTTATGAGACTGGTTTATTCCGCGTAAAGGCCCAAGCTGGAGATCGCGGCTTCGGGAGACACGATATCCGGATGGATCACGTCGTTTTCCCTCACTAGTCGCAAGCCTTCCAGCAGTACCTTGTCATTCTCCTCCAAACCGTCTTGGACCACATATAAGTGGGGCATTTCTGCAGCCACGGTAATCTCCCTTGAATGCAGTTGGTTTTCATCGTCCAACACGTAAACGTATCGTTTGTCCAGCACCTCAAATGTGGTTTTCTGTGGAATGATCATGGCATTTTTGAAAGGCACAGCCATTTGGATATTGCCTGTCTCACCATGTCTAAGAAGACCGTTAGGATTAGGAAAAGTAGCCCTGAAAGGAATATTACCCGTCTCATGGTTAAAGTCCGCCTCGATGGTTTCTACTTTTCCGGAGTGACCAAACACCTTGTTATTGGCCATAAGGAGGTTTACCATAGTGGCAGCGCTGTCTTTTTTTAGACTGGTCATATAATCCAAGTATTCCGCTTCCGGCACATTGTAGTACACCCACATTTTGCTGTTATCGGACAAGTTGGTCAGCAGCTCCCCTTCATCGATCAAGCTACCTACCCGTACATGAAACCGGTCGATGATCCCATTAAAGGGTGCTCGGATTTCAGTAAAATCAAGGTGGGTCTGTGCCAGTGCCAACTCCGCGTTTGCTTTGTCCAGCTTGGCTTTGGCCATGGCCAGCTCATTTGGTGCCACGACATCTCTGTCTGCCAAGGATTTGGTGTTTTGGTATTCTATTGCTGCAAAACTCACCTCTGCCTTGGCACTTTGAAGTTCTGCTTCATACAGCTTGGGCATGATTTTGAAGAGGAGCTGTCCTTTTTTTACAAACTGTCCCTCATCCACATAGATCTTGTCCAGATAACCGCGCTCTTGGGCGCGTACTTCTATATGGTTGATGGAGTGGATCTGGCACACATAATCCTCTGTGATGGTGGTATCCATCCGGACAGGACTGGTGACCTGAAGCTTGTAGACCTCTTCTTCTTTTTCCTCTCCATGGGAGGTACAGCTCGTGTGCAGCAATAAGGCACACAAGCCCATTAACATGAGGATACTCGTTCTCATAATTTTTCTTTTAAATGTTTTGGTTTCTTGTTTCGTGGCGTGGTCATAGCAGACACGCCCAAACATCCGGGACATCAAACCAAGAACATGCATCAGCCTATCTATCGCGACCTAAAACTGCTTCAAAACCAGCCGTTTCACTACGATTCCTAATGCACAAACCGGGTTAAACGCCACAGAATGCCAGGTGTTTTTTGGGTAATTGCGGAATTAGAAAATAATGGGTAATAAATGGAATATCAGGCAATAGGATTATTGCCTTGTCGAATACATAAAAAGTGGTAAATCATATTAAGAACACCTGGATAAATAGGTGCCAACGATAGGATAAAATATGGGAAAAGTGCTTACAGAACGGTAAGCCGCTTAGGCTGGTGGTAGAAAATTCACCAATTAAATAATTAAAAAAGAAAACAGCGAGGTGCTCACCATTTGCAATATTCTTTCTAGATGAAGTGCTTTCGCTCTCCTCCTCTATATTCTCCCCTTCTGCAGAATATATTCCTTTTTTAAGGCCAGAAAAAGAGGTTTTGAAAACAATATCCTCTAAATGACGGGAGGACTGACTTTCAACATTTGAAAGGTATGATGCTGGCTCAGAAAACTTCTCCTGATGCTGGGTCGAAAACAGCGGTGCTATTCCACTCGAAAGCAGAATACTAAAGGACAATATTAACCTGATCAACATTTTCATGATATGAGCCAAAAGTATGCAAAGGAATTCTCTCTGTCAAGAGTAGTAGTACTAAATCTTTTTATACCGTATACTAAATTGCTTTTAAACACCTTAAGTTTGCTGTTACTGACCCAAGGAAATCGCTTTTAACCCCATGAAATTATTTAATTCTGGCAAAAAGAGTCAGACCGAGCGGACCTGTCTATCCTCCAGGTAGAGTCGAGGTCCAACGTCTAGCCTTCGACTCCGCTCAGGCTGACATCTCTTTACTAATAGTTTAATAGCGATTTCCCTGGTTACTGACCGTCCAATCCCTTGGAATAATTCAAAAAACAGGTTGAAATTTTTCAAAAAAAACCATCACTCAGCCAACTTACCAAAAAGGAGCAATTGATAAAAAAAGAACATAATTGGGAAAGCATTTGTATCAAATTTTCGAAAATTCTACTTTTGAAAAGGATAATGATGCATGTGGAACTTAGGTTTTTGACTACTGTTTTAGGATATTGCCCCCTATCCGGTACCTCCACAACAGCCAAATTAACATCATCTATCCACCGCCCCTAAAAGCAATTGATCTATAAATATCCACGATGTTCGCATTTACTAAAATGTACTTACTGGCTTCTTTGATTTCCGGTTTTATCATGCTACAGTCTTTCTTTAATGGAGGGCTTAAATTCCATGGAAACGAACAAGCTATTAGCCAGCGCACATCCTACACTATTTTTGGGGAACATGATGCGGAATTTTCGGATCATTTTGACATTGCCTTCAGTTTATCGCTGAGCTCCGTCGAAGAAATCGGGTACATCCTCCGGATTAAAACTGGCGTAAACAATCGGATTTTTAATTTATTCTACGACAGCCAAGGCGACCATATCGTTTTTAAATTCAACGAGGAAGGCAAAACCAATCTTATCGTGGCCAATATGGACAAGGACCAATTGTTTGACCAGCAATGGTTTGACATGAAACTTTCATTTGACCTCATCGGGGATTCCATCACACTTACCATTGATAACAAACCATTTACGACCAATAATCAGCACCTCCAAGACACCTATCACCCCGATATTCTTTTTGGCAAAAGTGATCACATCATCGATGTACCCGCTTTCTCGATCAAAAATCTATCTATTCTCGGAAAGGAAACCTATCATTTTCCCCTCTATGAAAATGAAGGCAGTATCGTCCACGATATCAACGGCAATGCATACGGTAACGTAATCAATCCAGACTGGCTGAAAAACTATGCCTATTATTGGAAACACCTGGCTTCGTTTAAATCCGCAACCGTAGCCGGAGCAAACTATGATCCCAACAAAGAGGAAATCTACTATTACAACCAAGACTCACTCTGGAGCTACAATGTTCGTTCAGGTATTACCCGAACAGTTGTTTTCGATCAAAAATGCCCTGTAGAGCTCATATTGGGCACTAACTTTATCGATAGTGTCCAAAATAAATTATACACCTACGAGGTATATTATGACTTCCCTTACCAAGGTCCTACTGTGGCCAGCCTTGACCTGGACACCTATCAATGGACCGAAGAAAGCTACCAACAACTCCCTACCCAACTCCATCACCATGGATCCTCTATCGACCACAGCTCCTCCCAGTACAGTATTTTTGGAGGTTTTGGCAATATGAAGTACAGTAAAAATTTCTTTTCCTTCGATTTGAAAAATAAGGAATGGAAACTTACCGAGGGATTTACAGGTGATGTCATTACTCCGCGCTACTTCTCTTCTGTTGGTTATCAAGCTGAAAACAACAACTTACATATCCTCGGCGGAATGGGAAATGAGTCTGGGGATCAATCTGTCGGAAGGAAATACTACTATGACCTCTATCAGGTAGACATGGATACCAAGCACGTAACCAAACGCTGGGAAATCCCTTGGGAAAATGACAACGTCGTTCCGGTGCGGGGAATGGTCATATTGAATGACTCCAGTCTATATACACTCTGCTATCCCGAGCACTTTTCGGAATCCTTTCTTCACCTGTATCGCTTCTCCCTAACGGATGGCAGCTATGAAATACTCGGGGATTCTATCCCTATCCGATCTGACAAAATCACTACCAACGCCAACCTCTATGTTGACAAAGGACTCAACAACTTGTATGCTGTGGTGCAGGAGTTTGAAGATGATATTTCCTCAGACCTAAAGATTTATTCCTTGGCATTCCCTGCTATTACGAGGGCAGAGTTGTCAGATTTTCCAGCAAAGCGACATAGCAATACTCCTTTATTGATCTTGCTCCTGGGTGTCGGAGCAATCGCCTTGGGTTTGTTTTTATATAAAAAATTAAAATCAACATCCCCGGAGGCCGCCAAAAATCCCGAGGAGGAAGCAGTAGAAAAAATCCATGTGCCAACCACTGCACACACCGTACCGACCAATTCCATCCACCTATTCGGCAACTTTATGGTGCGAGACACCAAAGGCAGGGACATTACCTATATGTTCAGCACCCAGCTGAAGCAGGTATTTTGTCTCATCCTACATTACAGTCTATCGGAAGATGGGATTACTTCGCAGCACCTCAGCAATTTACTTTGGCCGGATAAACCTGCTGATAAGGTCAAAAACTCCCGAGGAGTGACCATCAACAACCTGCGAAAAACCTTGGGCGAGCTAAATGGAATTGAATTGGTCCACGAAAAGGGGCATTACAAAATAATCCTCCATGAAGAGGCTTATTGTGACTATGCAAGGTGCCTACAACTTATCGCTGCCCACAAAATGGACGAACTTCGAGATGAGTTTGCCGGAATCGTATCCAGAGGAAAATTCCTCTACCTTTTGGATGATCCTTTGTTCGACTTATTCAAAGAAGAAGCAGAGACCAAACTTGAACCGGCATTGATATTGGAAATGGAAAAGAGCTTTACCAGCGAATCGTATACTACTACGATTTCGCTGGCGGAAGCTCTTTTCAATATTGACCCTTTAAATGAAACAGCACTGGTACACCAGGTTAAGGCGATGCTGAAACTTAATATGATAGAAGACTCCAAACTCGCCTACAGGACCTTTGCCATCGAATACAAGCATGCCACCGGCAAGGATTTTCACCGCTCTTATCAAAGCATCATTTCCTAATGAAATGATGCAGTCTGCATCACCAGTTCAACCTTACGTGAACTCCTTCAGGGTTATTTTCAAAACTCAGGAAACAGGTCTTGCTGCCTTCATCCCAAGCACTCTCTGCCTGCAATTCCCCACCATTTGCATCTGTAATCTCGATGGAATCCACTTTTTCTGGTAGAAGAATTCTCATCACATTTGTGGTGTTCAGGGGACTTTTGGCTATCAATGAATAGCTATTCTTGGTCACTTCCTCATCATAAACCCTAGCTGCAGTGGCCAAAACCTGTGGGAGCTGTGGATCCTTGACACTTTCGATATTGTACAAGAAGGCTTGCTCACCGGGCATCACCCGCTTTTCGTCCAAAACAGGAATCGCTGGATCAAAAAGGTCAATGAATTTACCCTTGGCGATATAAGGAGAAGTGTCTTTGTTTTCATTGACAACGGAAATGATCTCATAAGCCCCTCTTGTCAAGGAGAAGTGGTTTTTAAAAGCGAGCTTACCAGAGACTGGTGCTGAACCATACAGTCTTTTTATGGTGTTTACAAACTCCACATCATTGTTTTCCTCTAGCACAAACTCCTTGGGATCAACCCGCATAACGACCACTTTTCCCTTGCCATAGGAAAACTCCCCTGCCTCAAAAGGTGCTTTTAGCCCTAGCTTCTGAAACAAGTCCTCCGATGGGGCGTTGAACGTGTTACCATCCGTATTCCACCATTCCTGGACGCTCTGAAAGGCATCTTTGTCCCTGCCGCAATAGACCAAAACGCCTCCCTTTTTGACCCAATCGGCGATATGGTCATGTCCCTCTTGGTTCATCGGCTTCATATTGGAATAGGACATGATCAGGATCTTTAAGTCTTCCCAAGTTCGCGGAAAGGACACATTTTCGATATGAACGGTCTTCACAGGCACGCCACGCTTGAGCAGCGGCATGGTCTGTCCATAAAAATTGGACAACTGTGGATCATCATAGCCCTGATGGGTAGGAAACCGCTGAAACATCAGGGAATTGGACATCAGGACCCCGATCCCTTGCGACCCACTTACTTTGTTGTCAGACTCGGGCATATCGTTCAGTGTATTGACCATCACCTGCATCTGCGTGGAATAAAAGCGTGGAATTAGCGCTTTCTCTTCACTATCTGCACTTGTTCTATAGAGCCCTTCGTAGATGCGGTCAGGCCAAGGCATCACTTCATAATTGGCCACCATCGGGTACAGCAGCTGTGCCGCAAAGGTGGCCTGGTAATTTTTCTTATAATCAGCCCAGTCCCTAGGCCAGTCTTCGATCGGATCCGTCAGAAAATACATCTTCCTACCCGTCGGAGCTGTCATGGATTCCATGGAGCCATATTCCAGAAAAGCCGTTTCAAACACCCGCTCCTTTGCCTGGCCATTATAATAATTGGGCTCTCGTGAGGTGCCCGTCCATACCTGCGCAATGTACCCGTCTACACTGGGCAAGGACGCGAGACTGGCCTCGGGACTGACTATCATCCATTGGGAATAATTCACCAAGGAATGGGTGGGCACATAACACCGGACCTCCATACCTTTGCTTTTGCCATACTCCTTTGCAAAGGAAAAACACTCCTCCACCGCCCGGTAATACAGGTGATATTTCAGCTTATTGGCCAAATAGGTATTTTCGGCAGATTCGTGCTGTGGTCTCCAGTCAAACCCGTAATATACTTTCCACTCTCTTTTGAACGCCTCACTATAACCCGCCTTGGCCCAAAACTCAGGTTCTTCAAGGTAAATGGCATCTATTCCCGCATCAATGACCCGCTTGATCACCTTTTCTTTCAAATAGTTGATGAAATTCTGCGATGGAACAATGTACGGAACCATGTGTCCATGCCAAAGTGTATCTCCCTTTTGGGTGACCTGTCCTTCATCCAGGTGCCATTCACCGTCCCATTCGCCCGTAAAATAGTCCTGATATTCGCCCCAAGCGATCCCTGTCATAAAATGGGTCGTGTACCCTTTATCCCGCCAGGTCTGTACGCGTTCTTCGAACGTCATGCCGGCCTTTCCGTGATGATCTTTTACACTGTAGACAATCGCCACGTCCGCGCGAACATCCGTCACTGGCTTCCATGGATTGGAGGTTTGAAAAGCCGTTTTCTCTTTTGTCCCTGCCACTATCTTCTCTTCTTGGGAAGGTTTGGCGCAAGCGATAAACAAGAGGACGGGGATGATATATAATAAAGTTGTTTTTTGCATGAATATATAGGTTCTGGTAGTGAAGCTAGAGGATACATTATAGGTGTCTGACCGAGTACAGCTGTCTAGCCAGAAAGCGTCCAGACTCCGTCTCAATAAACCAACACTTGACGCGGTTCATTATAGTTCCATCGTCTGGTACCACTTCCTCTTGGTGTATCAAAATTAATTCGGGCGGCAGCTCTGACAAAGACCATTCTGCCCTCGGGGATGGTGCCATTTGACTCGATGGTAATGGTCTCGCCCAGCATGGAATTAAAGGAAGATCCCGAAAAATCCAATTGGCTGGACCAGCGCTCATCTCGGGCACGATAGCCCACTGTGGACGAATAGCTCACAAACAGCTGGATATCGGTCACATTCTGGAAACTGTCACTATATCCTCCCATGGGTTCGATTTTAGCGCGAAATTCTTCCTCGGAAACACCACGGGTCACACGAACTTGAGCCCTTACCTTTCCGTTGATCACCTCAGGCTCACTGACCCATTCCACTCTCAAAAACGGCTGTACCTCAAAGGTGACATTGGTAACGCCCTTAATGTCCACGGTCTGGGTTTCATCAGCAAGCGGCACCCCACGCTCATCCTCACGGATAAGGGGAATAAACGGCCCGTCGATGCGAACATTATAATTCCCCGCAAACAACTTGGTGTTTTGGAATGTCCCGTCGGGCATACAAAAGAAATCAGGATTAGGGGTGACATTGTCCCCCCAGCTCAATTCCATCAGCCTGACGCGTATGCCTTCGCTTCCCTGATCGGTGAGCACCGGCTCACCAGTCTCCCTATCCAGCACTTCCCCTTGGAGTGTTTCCGCAGGCAAGTCGTAATTATCCAGCTCAAACATGCTGCAAGAACTGAGTGAAAACAGCGCAGCTAGTACTAGGTATGCTATATTTTTCATCTTATAATATTCTAGGTTATTGATAATGACTTATCGGTTGGGTTGCTGGTCGATTACCGGGCTCTTGGACACCTCTCCGCCAGGAATGGCGAAATAGTAGTCGATGATATTGTATTCGAAAGTCTTCAAACTTACCCATTGGAAACGGGCATCGAAGAAATACTGCCCGCTCTCTGTGGACAGGAAAGGATAGAGTCCCCTAAAGCGGTAGCGAGAATTCATACTGAAGTCCTCTTTGTCCCGCGTTTCACCCCAGAACCCGTCTCGTTGCTCGTAATGCTGAACTCTCCATCGACGCAGGTCCCACTTGGTCTTATGCTCCAAGGCAAGCTCCTTTCTGCGCTCTTTACGCACAATGTTACGGCTCTCAATACCTGAAGAGAGCATCCCGCTAAGCAAACTAGCGCCTGCACGCTCACGGATATCATTGATCCCTGTGGTGGCTACCTGGAGCATATCGGATCCATCTGGTGATGCTTCCCCAGCAAGGGCCAACTCCACGGCAGCTTCCGCGGCATTGAGCAGCACATCTGCATACCTCATCAACACAAAATGCTGGTCAGACCTGCCTTCACCTGCCTCAAAAGAAGGGTCTGAATTCAGCCATTTACGACCGTATAAT
Coding sequences within it:
- a CDS encoding efflux RND transporter permease subunit, with product MFQKFIHRPVFAIVISVIIVFVGTLAIKKLPISQFPQIAPTSVNVFIAYPGASADVLVKSTLITLENSINGAQGMRYMATDATSAGEATLRVIFEPGTDPNQAVIRVKTRVDRVMPLLPELVQREGVVITPIQPSMLMYVNLYGSDEKMDEKFLYNYANVHMIPEINRIKGVANAQILGSRRYAMRIWLNPDRMRAYDISVEEVMEALQEQSVVGRPGRLGRSSGIEAQSLEYVLTYKGRYNEPEQYENVIIRANAEGESIHLKDIGKVELGSEFFDIYSNLDGHPSAAIVLKQSYGSNASEVIETVKEKLTEMKANFPPGVDYKISYDVSSFLDASIEQVIHTLRDAFILVALVVFIFLGDWRSTLIPILAVPVSLIGAFFVIQFFGLSINLVTLFALVLAIGIVVDDAIVVVEAVHAKMEDFPHLTPYQAVKRVLGEISGAIIAITMVMVSVFLPISFMSGPVGTFYRQFSITMASAIVISALIALTLTPVLCAMLLKNHHGKEKKGNILTKSLDKFNSGFDKLTGRYVALLKRMVSRRWLTFGILIAFCAGIYLESQILPSGFIPSEDQGTIYAIIQTPPGATLERTNKVSQELQKLCEEIEGVESVSSLAGYEIMTEGRGSNAGTCLINLKQWSDREHTVKEIMEELEEESKGLGAVIEFFEPPAIPGFGSSGGFSMRLLDKTTDTDYQDFDKINKQFMDDLSKREELTGLFTFFAANYPQYELVIDNELAMQKGVSIGKAMENLNIMIGSTYEQGFIKYGRFFKVYVQSDPKFRRMPSDVLNLYVKNEEGEMVPYSAFMTLKKTQGPNEVTRFNMYNSAAIRGLPAKGYTTADAITAIREVASQTLPQGYDIAWEGLSYDESNRGNESLYVFLVVLVFVYFVLAAQYESFIIPLAVVTSLPVGVFGSFLLLKMMGLDNDIYAQIGLIMLIGLLGKNAVLIVEFAVQKRQQGSTILEAAIEGAKVRFRPILMTSFAFIAGLIPLIIATGAGAIGNRTIGASALGGMLFGTIFGVIIVPGLYYIFGKLADGRHLIKDEDEVPLTEDYDYND
- a CDS encoding efflux RND transporter periplasmic adaptor subunit, translating into MRTSILMLMGLCALLLHTSCTSHGEEKEEEVYKLQVTSPVRMDTTITEDYVCQIHSINHIEVRAQERGYLDKIYVDEGQFVKKGQLLFKIMPKLYEAELQSAKAEVSFAAIEYQNTKSLADRDVVAPNELAMAKAKLDKANAELALAQTHLDFTEIRAPFNGIIDRFHVRVGSLIDEGELLTNLSDNSKMWVYYNVPEAEYLDYMTSLKKDSAATMVNLLMANNKVFGHSGKVETIEADFNHETGNIPFRATFPNPNGLLRHGETGNIQMAVPFKNAMIIPQKTTFEVLDKRYVYVLDDENQLHSREITVAAEMPHLYVVQDGLEENDKVLLEGLRLVRENDVIHPDIVSPEAAISSLGLYAE
- a CDS encoding Kelch repeat-containing protein, with product MFAFTKMYLLASLISGFIMLQSFFNGGLKFHGNEQAISQRTSYTIFGEHDAEFSDHFDIAFSLSLSSVEEIGYILRIKTGVNNRIFNLFYDSQGDHIVFKFNEEGKTNLIVANMDKDQLFDQQWFDMKLSFDLIGDSITLTIDNKPFTTNNQHLQDTYHPDILFGKSDHIIDVPAFSIKNLSILGKETYHFPLYENEGSIVHDINGNAYGNVINPDWLKNYAYYWKHLASFKSATVAGANYDPNKEEIYYYNQDSLWSYNVRSGITRTVVFDQKCPVELILGTNFIDSVQNKLYTYEVYYDFPYQGPTVASLDLDTYQWTEESYQQLPTQLHHHGSSIDHSSSQYSIFGGFGNMKYSKNFFSFDLKNKEWKLTEGFTGDVITPRYFSSVGYQAENNNLHILGGMGNESGDQSVGRKYYYDLYQVDMDTKHVTKRWEIPWENDNVVPVRGMVILNDSSLYTLCYPEHFSESFLHLYRFSLTDGSYEILGDSIPIRSDKITTNANLYVDKGLNNLYAVVQEFEDDISSDLKIYSLAFPAITRAELSDFPAKRHSNTPLLILLLGVGAIALGLFLYKKLKSTSPEAAKNPEEEAVEKIHVPTTAHTVPTNSIHLFGNFMVRDTKGRDITYMFSTQLKQVFCLILHYSLSEDGITSQHLSNLLWPDKPADKVKNSRGVTINNLRKTLGELNGIELVHEKGHYKIILHEEAYCDYARCLQLIAAHKMDELRDEFAGIVSRGKFLYLLDDPLFDLFKEEAETKLEPALILEMEKSFTSESYTTTISLAEALFNIDPLNETALVHQVKAMLKLNMIEDSKLAYRTFAIEYKHATGKDFHRSYQSIIS
- a CDS encoding DUF3823 domain-containing protein, with the translated sequence MKNIAYLVLAALFSLSSCSMFELDNYDLPAETLQGEVLDRETGEPVLTDQGSEGIRVRLMELSWGDNVTPNPDFFCMPDGTFQNTKLFAGNYNVRIDGPFIPLIREDERGVPLADETQTVDIKGVTNVTFEVQPFLRVEWVSEPEVINGKVRAQVRVTRGVSEEEFRAKIEPMGGYSDSFQNVTDIQLFVSYSSTVGYRARDERWSSQLDFSGSSFNSMLGETITIESNGTIPEGRMVFVRAAARINFDTPRGSGTRRWNYNEPRQVLVY